A single window of Nicotiana sylvestris chromosome 5, ASM39365v2, whole genome shotgun sequence DNA harbors:
- the LOC138868584 gene encoding uncharacterized protein, protein MDSLIRHIQGEVPWCLLFADDIVLIDETRGGVNERLEIWRHTLESKGFKLIRTKTEYLECKFSGVTQEADGDVKLDTQVISRRESFKYLGSIIQKDGEIDEDVTHRIRTGWMKWRLAFSVLCDKNVPLRLKGKFYKVVVRPTMLYGAESWPVKNSHVQQMKVAK, encoded by the coding sequence ATGGATTCTTTGATACGTcacattcaaggggaggtgccttgGTGCTTGTTATTTGCGGATGACATAGTCttgattgatgagacgcgaggTGGCGTTAACGAGAGGCTGGAGATCTGGAGACATACCCtggagtctaagggtttcaagttgatcaggaccaagacagaatacttggagtgcaagttcagcggTGTTACCCAGGAGGCAGACGGGGATGTAAAACTCGATACGCAAGTCATTTCCAGGAGAGAGAGTTTCAAGTATCTGGGATCTATAATTCAAAAGGATGGGGAGATagatgaggatgtcacacaccgtatcaGAAcagggtggatgaaatggaggcttgctTTCAgtgtcttgtgtgataagaatgtacCATtaagacttaagggtaagttctacaaggtagtggttagaccgactatgttgtatggggcagagtcTTGGCCAGTCAAAAACTCCCATGTCCAGCAGATGAAGGTAgcgaaatga
- the LOC138868585 gene encoding uncharacterized protein, which produces MRMLRWICGHTRLDKIRNEVIRDKVGVAPVEAKMREARFRWFGHVKRRNADAPIKRCERLALGGERRGRGRPKKSWGEVIKRDMAQLEITEDMTLDRRVWRLKIRVEGLLSPSLAKGLSETVSLPF; this is translated from the exons atgaggatgttgagatggatatgTGGGCATACTAGGTTGGAtaaaattaggaatgaagttattcgagATAAGGTGGGAGTGGCCCCTGTGGAGGCAAAGATGCGTGAGGCAAGgtttagatggttcgggcatgttaagaggagaaACGCAGATGCCCCTATCAAGAGATGTGAGAGGTTGGCCTTAGGAGGTGAGAGgaggggtagaggtaggccaaagaagtcttggggagaggtgatcaagcGGGACATGGCGCAACTTGAGATAACCGAGGACATGACTCTAGATAGAAGGGTGTGGAGGTTgaagattagggtagaag GGCTTCTCTCACCTTCTTTAGccaagggtctatcggaaacagtctctctgcccttctag